The Centroberyx gerrardi isolate f3 chromosome 19, fCenGer3.hap1.cur.20231027, whole genome shotgun sequence genome has a segment encoding these proteins:
- the znf706 gene encoding zinc finger protein 706 has protein sequence MARGHQKIQSQQKNAKKQAEAKKAKGHDQKTAAKAALVFTCAVCRSQMPDPKTFKQHFESKHPKSPLPPELEGVEA, from the exons ATGGCACGTGGGCACCAGAAGATTCAGTCGCAGCAGAAGAATGCCAAGAAACAGGCAGAGGCCAAGAAGGCCAAGGGCCACGACCAAAAGACGGCAGCCAAGGCAGCACTAGTGTTCACCTGCGCTGTCTGTAGG TCCCAGATGCCTGACCCAAAAACCTTCAAGCAGCACTTCGAGAGCAAGCACCCCAAGTCCCCCCTGCCCCCAGAGCTGGAGGGAGTGGAGGCATAA